One Equus caballus isolate H_3958 breed thoroughbred chromosome 14, TB-T2T, whole genome shotgun sequence DNA segment encodes these proteins:
- the ZNF474 gene encoding zinc finger protein 474 isoform X1 gives MERGKKKKVSSKLQQTFHHSKEPTFLINQAFLSSDSHSSLLAEKGHINPGENIKTNPQKNRPGTVILSKRSSRRMTSESQSSPPVIPSRRPGFRVCYICGREFGSKSLAIHEPQCLEKWRIENSKLPKHLRRPEPFKPPPVSGSGSYNLQAANEAAFQSPQAQLLPCESCGRTFLPDRLLVHQRSCKPKGERPRLPNPNSSDDLTGFKKASGGIPARPRTLICYICGREFGTLSLPIHEPKCLEKWKIENDRLPRELRRPFPQKPQHLPTGLSSQEGPSQVQLMPCPNCGRTFAPDRLLVHQRSCKAQPSGSTFQNLTLGSEGGLKESTNSKQQRNMAAPPVTDKVIRAT, from the coding sequence atggaaagaggaaagaagaaaaaggtttCCAGCAAATTGCAACAGACTTTCCACCATTCTAAAGAACCTACCTTCCTTATCAACCAGGCTTTTCTATCTAGTGACTCCCATTCTAGCCTTTTGGCAGAAAAAGGGCACATCAATCCTGgtgaaaatataaagacaaaCCCTCAGAAAAATAGACCTGGAACTGTGATACTCTCAAAACGGTCCAGTAGGAGAATGACGTCGGAAAGCCAGTCCAGCCCCCCTGTGATCCCATCCCGCAGGCCTGGATTCCGGGTATGCTATATCTGTGGCCGAGAATTTGGGTCCAAATCACTTGCCATTCATGAGCCCCAGTGCTTGGAAAAGTGGCGTATTGAAAACAGCAAGTTGCCCAAGCACCTGAGGAGGCCAGAACCCTTCAAACCACCGCCTGTCAGTGGCAGCGGGTCCTACAATCTTCAGGCAGCAAATGAGGCAGCATTTCAGAGTCCTCAGGCTCAGCTGCTGCCCTGTGAATCCTGTGGCCGCACGTTCTTGCCAGATCGTCTTCTTGTTCACCAGAGAAGCTGCAAGCCAAAGGGTGAGAGACCCAGACTACCAAATCCCAACAGCTCTGATGACCTTACTGGTTTCAAGAAAGCTTCTGGTGGCATCCCAGCCCGACCAAGGACTCTCATCTGTTACATTTGTGGTAGGGAATTTGGCACCCTATCCCTTCCTATTCATGAGCCCAAATGCCTGGAaaagtggaaaatagaaaatgatcGGCTCCCCAGGGAGCTCCGCCGGCCATTCCCACAGAAGCCTCAGCATCTTCCAACTGGACTGTCCAGTCAAGAGGGGCCAAGTCAAGTTCAGCTCATGCCCTGCCCAAATTGTGGCCGGACCTTTGCCCCAGACCGCCTTCTGGTACATCAGAGAAGTTGTAAAGCTCAACCTAGTGGGTCAACATTTCAGAATTTGACGTTAGGGAGTGAAGGTGGCCTAAAGGAGTCCACTAATTCCAAGCAACAAAGGAACATGGCAGCACCCCCTGTGACTGATAAGGTAATTCGTGCCACATGA